A window from Cryptomeria japonica chromosome 1, Sugi_1.0, whole genome shotgun sequence encodes these proteins:
- the LOC131052270 gene encoding wall-associated receptor kinase-like 8: MLIGSGVVLLILRRRRARLVKQNNFRRNGGTLLQRLISSRADGVRIFSLDEVEKATESFSPSLILGSGAYGKVFKGTLSGGILVAIKKANCKEIDTKEIDDFINEIVILNQIRHKNVIKLLGCSLETPIPLLIYEYVSNGTLSDHLYGNKSDQCFNWKNRLRVAGETAEALSFLHSAASIPIVHRDVKSSNILLDDVYTPKVADFGLSRLVPVDQTHITTLVQGTIGYLDPEYVQTVQLTEKSDVYSFGVVLVELLTGLKPLSFERTKNQSNLAIYFLNTMKTKDLTEILDSRFTLEEVENMESMEKLANLAMNCLSLEGEARPTMKEVVQELLWIREGARPHVCLNSDAAQNREEFVSLILDGEASEEQTIEMDLYPYNEPLSIDSQSFPDNMNDGR; encoded by the coding sequence ATGCTAATCGGCAGtggtgttgtgttgttgattttaaggcGCAGAAGAGCTAGGCTTGTCAAGCAGAACAACTTTCGTCGAAATGGGGGGACTCTTTTGCAGAGACTAATTTCATCACGAGCAGATGGTGTGAGAATCTTTTCCTTGGATGAGGTTGAGAAAGCAACTGAAAGTTTTTCTCCAAGTTTAATTTTGGGATCAGGTGCCTATGGCAAGGTTTTCAAAGGCACTCTTTCCGGTGGGATTCTTGTGGCCATCAAAAAGGCTAACTGCAAAGAAATTGATACAAAAGAAATCGATGATTTTATCAATGAAATTGTTATTCTGAATCAGATAAGACATAAAAATGTGATTAAGTTGCTAGGTTGTTCTCTGGAGACTCCGATCCCCTTGTTAATTTATGAATATGTTTCCAACGGCACTCTGTCCGATCATCTATATGGTAACAAATCTGATCAGTGCTTTAATTGGAAAAACCGATTGCGCGTCGCTGGAGAAACTGCAGAAGCATTGTCATTCTTGCATTCTGCTGCCTCTATACCCATTGTGCACAGAGATGTGAAATCTTCCAACATTTTGTTGGATGATGTGTACACCCCCAAAGTTGCAGACTTTGGATTGTCTCGTTTGGTGCCTGTGGACCAAACACACATCACCACACTAGTGCAAGGCACGATAGGTTATTTGGACCCTGAATATGTTCAAACAGTTCAGCTTACAGAGAAGAGTGATGTCTACAGCTTTGGGGTTGTCCTGGTTGAGCTTCTGACAGGGCTGAAGCCTCTTTCTTTTGAAAGAACAAAAAATCAGAGCAACTTGGCTATTTATTTCCTCAATACGATGAAGACTAAGGATCTGACTGAAATTTTAGATTCTCGGTTTACTCTAGAGGAAGTGGAGAATATGGAATCGATGGAGAAATTGGCAAATTTAGCAATGAACTGTCTGAGCTTGGAGGGGGAGGCGAGGCCAACAATGAAGGAGGTGGTTCAGGAGCTATTGTGGATCAGAGAGGGGGCAAGGCCACATGTGTGCTTGAATTCTGATGCAGCACAAAATAGAGAAGAATTTGTTTCTCTCATATTAGATGGGGAGGCGAGTGAGGAGCAGACAATTGAAATGGACCTATACCCATACAACGAGCCTCTGTCAATTGATTCTCAAAGCTTCCCTGATAACATGAATGACGGCAGATAA